A genome region from Jeotgalibacillus aurantiacus includes the following:
- the mtrB gene encoding trp RNA-binding attenuation protein MtrB — protein sequence MSDSGNFISIKALEDGVNVIGLTRGSNTKFHHSEKLDKGEVMIAQFTEHTSAVKIRGKASILTSHGEVTSDSKK from the coding sequence GTGAGTGATTCAGGGAATTTTATTAGTATCAAAGCGCTTGAAGATGGTGTTAATGTGATTGGACTGACTAGAGGTTCAAATACAAAGTTTCACCACTCTGAAAAGCTCGACAAGGGCGAAGTCATGATCGCTCAGTTTACAGAGCATACTTCGGCTGTTAAGATCCGGGGTAAAGCATCCATTTTAACAAGTCACGGTGAAGTTACGAGTGATTCCAAGAAGTAA
- a CDS encoding heptaprenyl diphosphate synthase component 1, which yields MIIERRKHWIEETVQHIAKQLHHPYLHKTIGTPEIDMDRLSLLMLPFFLKKTYTSRDQSYVSTAILIQQALDTHEKVSAEKSSLKSRQLTVLAGDYYSGLYYKILSGIPDIELIRKIAYSIQEINEYKIEITSNRCNSVEQFLKRLGDIESSIITGVFEHLSFTEMIPLAKKLLLIKRLQKEEELYGNGKHSFVFSSFENSFMREHTPGSVMKTIEKIIQQLKKEAEELIAQLKLPEDVRKLMIFEQLSNRYEHSIFYAEEG from the coding sequence ATGATTATTGAACGGAGAAAGCACTGGATTGAAGAAACAGTGCAACATATAGCCAAACAGCTTCATCATCCGTATCTCCATAAGACGATTGGTACGCCTGAGATTGATATGGACAGGCTATCTTTGCTTATGCTCCCATTCTTTCTTAAAAAAACATATACATCCCGTGATCAGTCTTACGTTTCGACAGCGATCCTGATTCAGCAGGCACTTGATACACATGAAAAAGTATCTGCTGAAAAAAGTTCGCTTAAATCGAGACAGCTGACCGTTCTTGCAGGCGACTATTACAGCGGTCTATATTACAAAATCTTATCCGGTATCCCAGATATCGAGCTTATTCGTAAAATTGCCTACTCCATTCAGGAAATCAACGAATACAAAATAGAGATTACTTCTAACCGGTGCAATTCCGTTGAGCAATTTCTGAAACGTCTTGGTGATATTGAGAGCTCGATCATTACAGGCGTATTCGAACACTTATCTTTTACCGAGATGATCCCGCTCGCCAAAAAGCTGCTTTTAATTAAACGGCTTCAAAAAGAGGAAGAGCTTTATGGAAACGGTAAACATTCTTTTGTCTTTTCATCATTTGAAAACAGCTTCATGCGGGAGCACACACCCGGATCGGTAATGAAAACCATTGAAAAAATCATTCAACAGCTGAAAAAGGAAGCTGAAGAACTGATTGCTCAGTTGAAGCTGCCAGAGGATGTAAGGAAATTAATGATTTTTGAGCAGTTGTCCAACCGTTATGAACATTCTATTTTTTATGCAGAGGAAGGGTAA
- a CDS encoding demethylmenaquinone methyltransferase translates to MQSQKEQRVHHVFEKIHGQYDKMNSIISFQQHVKWRKYTMKKMDVKPGSSALDVCCGTADWTIAIAEATGTEGRVIGLDFSKNMLKSGHEKVKSYPQITLVHGNAMSLPYEDNTFDYVTIGFGLRNVPDYLQVLKEMNRVLKPGGMAVCLETSQPTMPVFRQFYYGYFKYVMPLFGKFLAKSYEEYSWLQESARDFPGMKALRNLFTKAGFTAVEYKPFSGGVAAMHIGYKKAQDNHVN, encoded by the coding sequence ATGCAGTCACAAAAAGAGCAGCGTGTCCATCATGTTTTTGAGAAAATACATGGTCAATACGATAAAATGAATTCAATCATCAGTTTCCAGCAGCACGTGAAGTGGAGAAAGTACACGATGAAAAAGATGGATGTAAAACCGGGATCATCTGCTTTGGACGTGTGCTGCGGGACAGCCGACTGGACGATTGCCATTGCGGAAGCAACGGGTACTGAAGGACGGGTAATCGGGCTTGATTTCAGCAAAAATATGCTGAAATCTGGACATGAAAAAGTAAAATCATATCCGCAGATCACACTCGTACATGGTAATGCCATGTCACTTCCATACGAGGATAATACCTTTGACTATGTGACGATCGGTTTCGGGCTGAGAAATGTACCTGATTATCTACAGGTGTTAAAGGAAATGAACAGAGTATTAAAGCCTGGGGGTATGGCAGTCTGTCTTGAAACGTCGCAGCCTACGATGCCGGTTTTCAGGCAGTTTTATTATGGATACTTCAAATATGTCATGCCGCTGTTTGGAAAGTTCCTTGCGAAAAGCTACGAGGAATATTCATGGTTGCAGGAGTCTGCCAGGGACTTCCCGGGCATGAAAGCACTCAGAAATTTATTTACAAAAGCCGGCTTTACAGCAGTTGAATACAAACCGTTCAGCGGTGGAGTCGCTGCGATGCATATCGGCTATAAGAAAGCGCAGGACAATCATGTCAATTAG
- the hepT gene encoding heptaprenyl diphosphate synthase component II yields the protein MKLTMLYSFLKSDIEVIEEELNQAIDSDTSLLKDASLHLLEAGGKRIRPVFVLLSAKIGNYDIHKVKNVAVALELIHMASLVHDDVIDNSDMRRGRKTIQAEWDNQVAMYTGDYMFARALNYMTALRDPEAHKILSNAIVELCLGEIAQIEDKYRFDQNLRDYFRRIKRKTALLIAVSCQLGAVAGETDKESQKRLFWFGYYVGMAYQITDDILDFTSTEEELGKPAGGDLLQGNITLPVFFAMEDDRLRRKILRVHEETSPNEMKELIDLIKTSDAITQSAEVSQRYLKKALKQLDGLPASRAKKSLRDIALFIGKRKY from the coding sequence ATGAAATTAACGATGCTTTACTCATTTTTAAAATCGGATATTGAAGTAATTGAAGAAGAATTAAACCAGGCGATCGACTCAGATACCAGTCTTCTGAAAGATGCATCATTGCATCTTTTAGAAGCCGGGGGTAAAAGGATTCGTCCGGTTTTTGTTTTGCTGTCCGCAAAAATCGGCAACTACGATATTCACAAAGTAAAAAACGTCGCTGTTGCCTTAGAGCTGATCCATATGGCATCCCTCGTCCACGATGACGTCATAGACAACTCGGACATGAGACGGGGCCGAAAGACCATCCAAGCAGAGTGGGATAATCAGGTTGCAATGTATACCGGTGATTATATGTTTGCACGGGCGTTAAACTATATGACCGCGCTCCGGGATCCCGAAGCCCATAAGATCCTGTCCAATGCCATCGTAGAGCTCTGCCTCGGTGAAATCGCTCAAATTGAAGACAAATACCGTTTTGATCAGAACCTTCGTGATTATTTCAGAAGAATAAAGCGCAAAACGGCACTTTTAATTGCGGTTAGCTGTCAGCTCGGGGCCGTTGCAGGTGAAACGGATAAAGAATCTCAAAAGCGCTTATTCTGGTTTGGTTATTATGTAGGAATGGCCTATCAGATTACAGACGACATTCTTGATTTCACCTCAACAGAAGAAGAACTTGGAAAACCTGCAGGAGGCGATCTGCTACAGGGAAACATCACGCTTCCTGTCTTTTTCGCAATGGAAGATGATAGGCTCAGACGAAAAATACTGAGAGTTCATGAAGAAACTTCTCCAAATGAAATGAAAGAACTCATTGATCTGATTAAAACATCAGATGCCATCACGCAGTCAGCTGAAGTCAGTCAGCGATATCTTAAAAAGGCACTGAAACAGCTCGATGGCCTTCCGGCTTCAAGAGCAAAAAAATCATTGCGAGATATTGCACTATTTATCGGCAAAAGAAAGTATTAA
- the ndk gene encoding nucleoside-diphosphate kinase, with the protein MEKTFLMVKPDGVQRGLIGEVVSRFERKGFKLAAAKLMVIPEELAKQHYGEHAERPFFGELVDFITSGPVFAMIWEGEDVVKTARHMMGSTKPSEADLGTIRGDFGLTVGKNIIHGSDSLESAEREIGLFFGEESALSYSKPVEEWIY; encoded by the coding sequence GTGGAAAAAACTTTTTTAATGGTTAAACCGGATGGTGTACAAAGAGGTCTTATTGGCGAAGTTGTAAGCCGCTTCGAAAGAAAAGGTTTCAAATTGGCAGCTGCTAAGCTGATGGTTATTCCAGAAGAACTTGCCAAGCAGCACTACGGCGAGCATGCAGAACGCCCGTTTTTCGGTGAGCTTGTTGACTTTATTACATCAGGACCTGTGTTTGCAATGATCTGGGAAGGTGAGGACGTTGTTAAAACAGCCCGCCACATGATGGGGTCAACAAAACCAAGTGAAGCAGACCTTGGTACAATTCGTGGGGATTTTGGTCTGACTGTAGGCAAAAACATCATTCACGGATCAGATTCACTTGAAAGCGCAGAACGCGAAATCGGACTATTTTTCGGTGAAGAATCAGCTCTCAGCTATTCAAAACCGGTTGAAGAATGGATTTATTAA
- a CDS encoding CheR family methyltransferase — protein sequence MTQDYTEFVTFINKKTGIDLSLYKEAQMKRRLTSLYEKKGYGSFRDFSDKLNADQALLDEFLDRMTINVSEFYRNAKRWEVLQNRILPELLKRSSKLKVWSAACSTGEEPYSLAMVMSTHQPLSQISITASDLDKIALEKAKVGLYAERALAEVPSDIKRKYFLQQGAFYKVSDEIKRVVSFKQQNLLNDRFESGYDLIVCRNVMIYFTEEAKDALYHKFSQALKPGGILFVGSTEQIFNPSRYGFETADTFFYRKI from the coding sequence ATGACACAGGACTACACTGAATTTGTAACCTTTATCAACAAAAAAACAGGAATCGATCTTTCTTTATATAAAGAAGCACAAATGAAAAGACGCCTTACATCTTTATATGAAAAAAAAGGATACGGCTCATTCAGGGATTTTTCAGATAAGCTGAATGCAGATCAAGCCTTACTTGATGAATTTCTTGACCGTATGACGATCAATGTGTCGGAGTTTTACCGGAATGCAAAGAGGTGGGAAGTTCTGCAAAACAGGATCCTCCCTGAACTTCTGAAGCGCAGCAGTAAATTAAAAGTATGGAGTGCTGCCTGTTCGACAGGGGAAGAACCCTACTCACTTGCCATGGTCATGTCAACGCATCAGCCGTTAAGCCAAATTTCCATTACCGCATCTGATCTTGATAAAATTGCACTTGAAAAAGCCAAGGTAGGACTGTACGCTGAACGCGCCCTGGCTGAAGTACCGTCTGACATTAAGCGAAAATACTTTCTTCAGCAGGGGGCCTTTTATAAGGTGTCGGATGAAATTAAGCGGGTAGTGAGCTTTAAACAGCAAAACCTTTTAAATGACCGTTTTGAATCAGGTTATGATCTGATTGTGTGCAGGAATGTCATGATTTATTTCACTGAAGAGGCAAAAGATGCGCTTTATCATAAATTCAGTCAGGCTTTAAAGCCGGGTGGGATTCTGTTTGTCGGGTCAACCGAGCAGATTTTTAATCCGTCCAGATACGGATTTGAAACCGCAGATACGTTTTTTTACCGGAAAATATAG
- the aroC gene encoding chorismate synthase, whose translation MRYLTAGESHGPQLTTIIEGLPAGLALVAEDINEHLARRQKGYGRGRRMQIEKDQAQLLSGIRHGKTLGSPVALVVENKDWTHWTKIMGADPLTDEEESEVKRKISRPRPGHADLNGGIKYGHRDMRNVLERSSARETTVRVAAGAVAQKLLTELGISVACHVKEIGGVKFEQEKELSAAEIRRLSEESEVRCIDPDTSEKMKEAIDQAKKNGDSIGGIVEVIIEGVPAGVGSYVHYDRKLDAKIAGAVMSINAFKGVEFGLGFKAAEMFGSQVHDEIAWSEESGYYRKSNRLGGFEGGMTTGMPIVVKGVMKPIPTLYKPLESVDIDTKEAFTASIERSDSCAVPAAAVVAEAVVAWEVAKALCEQFESDRFDRLKASIDEYRSYTKEF comes from the coding sequence ATGAGATACTTAACAGCAGGTGAGTCACACGGACCTCAGCTGACTACCATTATTGAGGGTCTTCCGGCAGGACTTGCACTAGTAGCGGAAGACATTAACGAGCACCTGGCCAGAAGGCAAAAAGGATATGGCCGCGGGCGCAGAATGCAGATTGAAAAAGATCAGGCACAGCTGCTCAGCGGGATCAGGCATGGTAAAACACTTGGATCACCCGTGGCGCTGGTTGTGGAAAATAAAGACTGGACACACTGGACAAAAATTATGGGAGCGGATCCTTTAACGGATGAGGAAGAAAGCGAAGTTAAAAGAAAGATTTCTCGTCCACGTCCAGGACACGCTGACTTAAATGGAGGCATCAAATACGGCCATCGTGATATGCGGAATGTTCTTGAACGATCTTCTGCACGTGAAACGACTGTAAGGGTCGCAGCCGGTGCAGTGGCGCAGAAACTATTAACTGAACTCGGCATTTCTGTTGCCTGCCATGTCAAAGAAATCGGCGGAGTTAAATTCGAACAGGAAAAAGAATTATCCGCTGCAGAAATCCGCAGGCTTTCAGAAGAAAGTGAAGTAAGATGCATTGATCCCGATACTTCTGAAAAAATGAAAGAAGCGATCGATCAGGCGAAAAAGAACGGTGATTCAATCGGTGGTATTGTTGAAGTGATCATTGAAGGTGTTCCGGCAGGGGTCGGGAGTTACGTTCATTACGATCGTAAGCTGGATGCGAAAATTGCCGGTGCCGTTATGAGTATTAATGCCTTTAAAGGTGTTGAATTCGGACTCGGATTCAAAGCCGCAGAAATGTTCGGAAGTCAGGTGCACGATGAAATCGCGTGGAGCGAAGAGAGCGGATATTACAGAAAATCCAATCGTCTGGGCGGTTTTGAAGGCGGTATGACGACTGGTATGCCGATTGTTGTAAAAGGGGTTATGAAACCGATCCCTACTTTATATAAACCACTTGAAAGTGTTGATATTGATACAAAAGAAGCGTTTACTGCAAGTATTGAGCGATCGGACAGCTGTGCAGTTCCGGCTGCAGCGGTTGTGGCTGAAGCGGTCGTAGCATGGGAAGTGGCGAAAGCACTTTGTGAACAGTTTGAAAGTGACCGTTTTGATCGTCTGAAGGCATCTATTGATGAGTACCGGTCTTATACAAAGGAATTTTAA